AACGCCGCAAGCACCCGGTTCATCTCGTCGATGACAGCGGTGCGGGTGGCATTTGTTTCGCCCTCCATCGTCGGTTCGGCGAAGTTGCGCCCGTCCAGATGCTCCATCACGTAAAAGGCCGAGCCGATCACCGCGTCATCCTCGCACAGCAGGTACATCCGAGGCACCGGCACGTCAGTATCCGCCAGCGCGCGTTGCACCCGGAACTCGCGATCCACCGCATGGGCGGATTTCAGCAGCACCCCGGGCGGCTTGCGCCGCAGCACATAATTGCGCGCAGGCGTTGCCAGCAGGAAGGTCGGGTTCGATTGGCCAACGTCGAACTTCCGCGCCTCCAGCGGCCCGGCATAGCCCGGCAGGTGGTCGCGCAGATAGGCATCGACGGCGCTCAGGTCGAGGCTTTGGGTCGTGTCGCTCATATCCTGTCCCTCAACTATAGCTCAGCATATCCGCATGGGCCGGTTGGGCAAAATGCGGGGTTGCGTTGAATTCATGCAAAAAGAAGGCGCGCGGGGTAAAGATGAACCGCGACATGGCGGTGTTCTTTACCTGCAGGTTCAGCGCGATCATCTGCTCGGGCGGCGCGCTCAGCGCGGCGGCGGTCAGTTGTCCGATGGCCCCGCCCGAGCTGATCACCAGCACCCGTTCGGCACCCTCGCGCGTGGCCGCCTGACGCGCGGCCTCGATCCGGGCGGTGAACTGGGCCCAGCTTTCGCGCGCGCCCGCGACTCCGCCGCCCTGCCATTCGCGCAAGACATCACGCAGGGTACGGAAATGCGTCTTGCGGTCATGCTGCACCAGATCGGGAATGGTGCCGCCGAATTTCACCCGCAACAGGTCGTGGAAATCGTATTCGTTCCAGCCCGCGTGCTCCTCGGGCACGTCCGTGAACCCCATGCCGCGCAGGGTTTCCTTCTGTCGCGCCAGCGTGCCGGTGACCAGACGGTCGGGCACCCAGCCCGTCTCGCGCAGCGCTGCCCCCACCAGTTCCGACTGGCGATGGCCCAACTCACTCAGCCGGTCATAGTTGTCCGATCCGAACGAGGCCTGCGCATGGCGGATGACGATCAGTTCCGCCATGGTTCAGCCGATGAATTCGGCAGCAAGCCGGGCGCCCGCCGCACGGTATTCGCGGTCGATCCGGTCCACCAGATCACCCACCGGTTCGATCTGATGCACGTCGCCCACGCCCTGACCCGAGCCCCAGATTTCTTTCCACGCCTTGGGCTTGGAGGACCCCTGGCTGAAATTCATCGAACTGGCATCGGCCGAGGGCAGGTTGTCGGGGTCCATCCCGGCGCGTTCCACCGATTTCTTCAGGTAATTGCCATGCACCCCGGTAAAAAGCGACGAATAGACGATATCCTCGGCAGTGCTGTCGACGATCATCTGCTTGTATTCGGGCTGTGCGTTGGCCTCATTCGTGGCGATGAAGGGCGAGCCCATATAGCCGAAATCGGCCCCCAGCGCCCGGGCGGCCAGCAGGCTTTCGCCACAGGCGATGGCGCCCGACAGGGCCAGCGGCCCGTCGAACCAAGACCGGATCTCGCGGATCAGGGCCAGTGGCGATTGCTGCCCGGCGTGCCCCCCGGCTCCGGCGGCCACCGCGATCAGCCCGTCGGCGCCCTTGTCGATCGCCTTCTTGGCGAATGTGTTGTTGATCACGTCATGCAGCACCACGCCGCCGCAGCTATGCGCGGCCTCGTTCACCTCGACCCGGGCACCCAGCGAGGTGATCCAGATCGGCACGTTCCAGCGCGCACAGATTTCCAGGTCCCGTTCCAGCCGCCCGTTCGAGCGGTGGACGATCTGGTTCACCGCAAAAGGCGCCGCCGGGGTGTCGGGGTTGTCCTGATTGTGGCGGTCCAGTTCCTCGGTGATGCGTTTCAGCCAGGCCTCCAATAGCGGCGGCTCGCCCTCACCCTCGCGCGCATTAAGCGCCGGGAACGACCCCACGATCCCCGCCTTGCATTGCGCAATCACCAGATCGGGCACCGAGATGATGAATAGCGGCGAGCCGATCAGCGGAATGCGCAGGCCGCGCAGGGCGGGCGGCAGGTGGCTTTCGTCGCGTGTCCAGGTCATGTCTTTCACTTTCTCATGCTCCCCAAGGCAGGTCGATGCCGCGCGCATCCGCCGCCTTGCGGGCAAATTTGCGGGTCTGGCTGAAGGCGTCGGTCAGCTCGCGCTTGCCCTCCTCATCCTGCACCTGCGCAAAACGGGCGGCGATTTCCTCGGGCGTGTTGGCATCGCCCTCCAGCAGGATGCCCTCGGTCTCGAATATAAGGGTCTGCGCGTAACAGCCCGCCCCGGCGCAGAGGATCACGCGCGAGGGTGCGTCCTCGCTCACCAGATAGAGCAGGCCCGGCGTGATCGTTTCGGGCGCCAGCAACGCCAGCGCCTGTTCGGGGATCAGGTCTTCGGTCATGCGGGTCGCGGCGGTGGGCGCCAGACAGTTGACGCGGATGTTGTCGCGCGCGCCCTCGATATGCAGCACGTTCATCAGACCCATCATCGCAGCCTTGGCCGCGCCATAGTTGGCCTGCCCGAAATTGCCGTAAAGCCCCGAGGCGGAGGAGGTGAAGACCACCCGCCCATAGCCCTGTTCGCGCATGATCGGCCAGCAGGCATGGGCGACATTGGCGCTGCCGATCAGATGCACGTCGATCACCTTGCGGAAGTCGGCCATGCTCATTTTCGCGAATGTCTTGTCGCGCAGGATGCCCGCGTTGTTGACCACGATATCGACGCGGCCCCATTGGGCCATCGTCTGGGCGACCATGTCGGCCACCTGCGCCTCGTCCGCCACATCGGCCCCGTGCGCTATCGCCTCGCCACCCATGGCGCGGATCTCCTCGACCACCGCCTGTGCGGCGTCGGAAGAGGCACCGGTGCCGTCGGTCGCCGCCCCCAGATCGTTGATCACCACCCTGGCACCGCGCGCGGCCAGACCCAGCGCATGGGCGCGGCCCAGGCCCGCGCCCGATCCGGTGACAATCGCCACCCGTCCGTCGAAACGAATGTCCATCCCCGCCCCCTTACAGTGCCTTTTCAAAGATGTTGCGGCCGGACATCACGTTGATGCCGCCCGAAACCGGGATCACCGCGCCGGTGACATAAGAGCCGCCGCGCCCGCAGAGGAACAGCATGCAACCGGCGATATCCTCGTCCCGGCCCACCCGGCGCAGCGGCACGTCGCTGCCGACCTT
The window above is part of the Ruegeria pomeroyi DSS-3 genome. Proteins encoded here:
- a CDS encoding histidine phosphatase family protein; protein product: MAELIVIRHAQASFGSDNYDRLSELGHRQSELVGAALRETGWVPDRLVTGTLARQKETLRGMGFTDVPEEHAGWNEYDFHDLLRVKFGGTIPDLVQHDRKTHFRTLRDVLREWQGGGVAGARESWAQFTARIEAARQAATREGAERVLVISSGGAIGQLTAAALSAPPEQMIALNLQVKNTAMSRFIFTPRAFFLHEFNATPHFAQPAHADMLSYS
- a CDS encoding NAD(P)H-dependent flavin oxidoreductase; its protein translation is MTWTRDESHLPPALRGLRIPLIGSPLFIISVPDLVIAQCKAGIVGSFPALNAREGEGEPPLLEAWLKRITEELDRHNQDNPDTPAAPFAVNQIVHRSNGRLERDLEICARWNVPIWITSLGARVEVNEAAHSCGGVVLHDVINNTFAKKAIDKGADGLIAVAAGAGGHAGQQSPLALIREIRSWFDGPLALSGAIACGESLLAARALGADFGYMGSPFIATNEANAQPEYKQMIVDSTAEDIVYSSLFTGVHGNYLKKSVERAGMDPDNLPSADASSMNFSQGSSKPKAWKEIWGSGQGVGDVHQIEPVGDLVDRIDREYRAAGARLAAEFIG
- a CDS encoding SDR family NAD(P)-dependent oxidoreductase gives rise to the protein MDIRFDGRVAIVTGSGAGLGRAHALGLAARGARVVINDLGAATDGTGASSDAAQAVVEEIRAMGGEAIAHGADVADEAQVADMVAQTMAQWGRVDIVVNNAGILRDKTFAKMSMADFRKVIDVHLIGSANVAHACWPIMREQGYGRVVFTSSASGLYGNFGQANYGAAKAAMMGLMNVLHIEGARDNIRVNCLAPTAATRMTEDLIPEQALALLAPETITPGLLYLVSEDAPSRVILCAGAGCYAQTLIFETEGILLEGDANTPEEIAARFAQVQDEEGKRELTDAFSQTRKFARKAADARGIDLPWGA